A genomic stretch from Prochlorococcus marinus str. MIT 9312 includes:
- a CDS encoding IMS domain-containing protein: protein MELPLDHFRLIGVSPSATSEEILRAFQLRLDKTPDEGFTYEVLTQRSELLRLTADLLTDPESRREYENLLLNGASGLEFSSNREVAGLILLWESGSPKEAFKITRKALQPPQTPALGSSREADLTLLAALTARDSAIQEQQLRSYSNAADFLHEGIQLLQRMGKLGERRKELEEDLVALLPYRILDLLSRDLNEQESHKKGLTMLENLIIKRGGLEGNNKSEYGDYLNQQEFEAFFQQIKPYLTVQEQIDLFLELQKKGSLEAGFLAFLSLSAIGFSRRKPEKLFEARRILKKLNLSGLDSMPLIGCLDLLLADIDQASARFSSSSDEKLRDWLNNYPGNKLEAICVFCKNWLENDVLVGYRDIDSKEVDLDSWFEDREIQEFIEKLEKKSNKTTIKSNLQNQQIEKESYTKITDAFDSNIANADERRLPWPGGIKQEYEKLDLEENKFNEEIFKNKPIEFYRYLIEKIAELKFSFGEFLKNQEFNNNSPYLIYLYAFLILFAFGIGIGFLRNNFKNSIQDKTVTDKPLIAVDKNEKVIDKVIIKEIKKDSLNELKPIIKNPNAKNSFQVKEVNQASPSLEDIRNLINVWLISKSNYLAGKSEINLSKIVSNGLIDRTIEERKNDIKKGIYKEINSQIIKIDLESQTSSRIVVLVELNYLERIIKSSGEFVNETSLTPLKVKYILGFSNKSWKLVDFVSGL from the coding sequence TTGGAACTCCCTTTAGACCATTTTCGTTTAATTGGCGTAAGCCCCTCTGCAACCTCTGAGGAAATATTAAGGGCGTTTCAATTACGGCTGGACAAAACGCCTGATGAAGGTTTTACTTACGAAGTTTTAACCCAAAGATCGGAGTTGCTTCGCCTAACTGCTGATTTACTTACAGATCCAGAAAGTAGGAGAGAGTACGAAAATTTGTTATTAAATGGGGCATCTGGACTGGAGTTTTCCTCAAATAGAGAAGTGGCAGGATTAATACTTCTTTGGGAATCGGGTTCCCCAAAAGAAGCGTTTAAAATCACAAGAAAAGCATTACAGCCGCCACAAACTCCAGCTTTAGGAAGTAGTAGAGAAGCTGATTTAACTTTATTGGCTGCTTTAACAGCTAGAGATTCTGCAATTCAAGAACAACAGCTTAGATCCTATTCAAACGCTGCAGACTTTTTACATGAGGGTATACAACTTCTTCAAAGAATGGGAAAGCTTGGAGAAAGAAGGAAAGAACTTGAAGAAGACTTGGTTGCTCTGCTTCCTTACAGGATCCTAGATCTACTTAGTAGGGATTTAAATGAACAGGAGTCTCATAAAAAAGGCTTAACTATGTTGGAAAATTTAATAATTAAAAGAGGTGGCTTGGAAGGTAATAATAAATCTGAATATGGAGATTATCTAAATCAGCAAGAATTTGAAGCCTTTTTTCAACAAATAAAGCCGTATTTGACAGTTCAAGAACAGATTGATTTGTTTCTTGAATTACAAAAAAAAGGATCATTAGAAGCAGGATTTTTAGCTTTTCTATCCTTGTCAGCAATTGGTTTCTCAAGAAGAAAGCCGGAAAAATTATTTGAAGCCAGGAGAATCTTGAAGAAACTGAATTTATCAGGTCTTGATTCAATGCCTCTTATTGGTTGTCTAGACTTGCTTTTGGCAGATATTGATCAGGCATCTGCAAGGTTCTCTAGCAGTTCTGATGAGAAATTACGGGATTGGCTTAATAATTATCCAGGAAATAAGTTAGAAGCGATATGTGTTTTTTGTAAAAATTGGTTAGAGAATGATGTTTTAGTTGGCTATAGAGATATTGACTCAAAAGAGGTGGATTTAGATTCTTGGTTTGAAGATAGGGAAATTCAAGAATTTATTGAGAAATTAGAAAAGAAATCAAATAAAACTACAATCAAATCAAATCTTCAGAATCAACAGATTGAAAAAGAATCTTATACAAAAATTACTGATGCTTTTGATAGTAATATAGCCAATGCTGATGAAAGGAGATTACCTTGGCCAGGTGGGATAAAACAAGAATATGAAAAACTTGACTTAGAAGAAAATAAATTTAATGAGGAAATATTTAAAAATAAACCAATAGAGTTTTATAGGTACTTAATTGAAAAAATTGCTGAATTAAAGTTTAGTTTTGGGGAATTTTTGAAAAATCAAGAGTTTAATAATAATTCACCTTACTTAATTTATCTATATGCGTTTTTGATATTATTTGCATTTGGTATTGGGATTGGATTTTTAAGAAATAATTTTAAAAATTCAATTCAAGATAAAACTGTTACGGATAAACCTTTAATAGCTGTAGATAAAAATGAAAAGGTTATAGATAAAGTAATTATTAAAGAAATCAAAAAAGACTCTCTAAATGAATTGAAGCCTATTATTAAAAACCCCAATGCCAAGAATTCCTTTCAGGTTAAAGAAGTCAATCAAGCCTCGCCTTCTTTAGAAGATATAAGAAATTTAATTAATGTTTGGCTTATAAGTAAAAGTAATTACTTAGCTGGAAAGAGTGAAATTAATCTCTCCAAGATTGTTAGTAATGGTTTGATTGACAGAACAATTGAAGAAAGAAAAAATGATATAAAGAAAGGAATATACAAAGAAATTAATTCCCAAATAATTAAGATAGATTTGGAATCACAAACTTCTTCGAGGATAGTTGTTTTAGTTGAATTAAATTACTTAGAAAGAATAATAAAGAGTTCTGGAGAGTTTGTTAATGAAACATCGTTGACTCCTCTAAAAGTCAAATATATTTTGGGTTTTTCTAATAAATCATGGAAGTTGGTTGATTTTGTAAGCGGCCTGTAA
- the mnmA gene encoding tRNA 2-thiouridine(34) synthase MnmA has product MLKTQKDKKLENNFSNNNKTKKKKNIIVGLSGGVDSSLSAALLVESGWDVEGLTLWLMKGQGSCCSEGLVDAAGLCEDLGINHKIIDSREIFEREVIKKTTEGYEKGFTPLPCSMCNKNVKFEEMLNYAINKKDFTHIATGHYARIKKSSYAETLDYKSFVFKDFLLLRGTDENKDQSYFLYSLSQEVLSRLVFPLGEMKKEETRKEALRLGLRTAQKPESQDLCLVEHYGSMQRFIDKHIEPKEGEIIHVNGKVLGTHNGIHHFTIGQRKGLGIAWPEPLYVKSLDRVKNIVYVADKSDLFNREAIISKVNWVSIEEPKQEIEVEAQIRYRSHPVKGTLIPMKNSDNPANTFKLIFEESQSSVTPGQAAVFYKGEILLGGGLIN; this is encoded by the coding sequence ATGTTAAAGACACAAAAGGATAAAAAATTAGAGAACAATTTTTCTAATAATAATAAAACTAAAAAGAAGAAAAATATTATTGTAGGTCTTTCTGGTGGCGTAGATAGTTCCCTTTCAGCTGCTCTTCTTGTAGAAAGTGGCTGGGATGTTGAGGGACTAACTCTTTGGCTAATGAAAGGACAAGGCTCCTGTTGTTCTGAAGGATTAGTAGATGCTGCTGGCCTTTGTGAAGATTTAGGAATTAATCATAAAATAATAGATTCAAGAGAAATTTTCGAAAGAGAGGTAATTAAAAAAACTACTGAAGGCTACGAGAAAGGATTCACTCCACTTCCATGTTCGATGTGCAATAAGAATGTGAAGTTTGAAGAGATGCTTAATTACGCAATAAACAAAAAAGACTTTACTCATATTGCGACAGGACATTACGCAAGGATAAAAAAATCATCTTATGCTGAAACACTTGATTACAAGAGCTTTGTATTTAAGGACTTCCTTCTGCTCAGAGGTACTGACGAGAACAAAGACCAAAGTTATTTTCTTTATTCTCTTTCACAAGAAGTACTAAGCAGATTAGTATTTCCTCTTGGTGAAATGAAAAAAGAAGAAACTAGAAAGGAAGCCCTGAGATTAGGCCTTAGAACCGCTCAAAAACCAGAAAGTCAAGATTTATGTTTAGTTGAGCATTATGGATCAATGCAGAGATTTATCGACAAACACATTGAACCCAAAGAAGGAGAAATAATACATGTAAATGGGAAAGTCCTAGGCACTCACAATGGTATTCATCACTTTACAATAGGCCAAAGAAAAGGTTTGGGCATTGCTTGGCCTGAACCATTATATGTAAAAAGTTTAGACAGGGTAAAAAACATTGTTTATGTGGCAGATAAAAGTGATCTATTTAATAGAGAAGCAATAATTAGTAAGGTTAACTGGGTTTCAATAGAAGAACCTAAGCAAGAGATAGAAGTAGAAGCACAAATCAGATATAGAAGTCATCCAGTAAAAGGAACTTTAATACCTATGAAAAATTCAGATAATCCAGCGAATACATTTAAATTAATTTTTGAAGAAAGTCAAAGTTCGGTAACGCCCGGACAAGCTGCAGTTTTTTATAAAGGGGAAATTTTATTAGGTGGTGGATTAATTAATTAA
- the sodN gene encoding superoxide dismutase, Ni, giving the protein MLSKFINSFLDKKSPMTVHAHCDGPCGVYDPASTRVAAEAVLSMTKKLIALEVPSSTDSAEWATYSNTFSRYVAVKEEQAKETKKEILILWTDYFKPVHLETYPDLHETIWKAAKLCSACKVNIDLAQAEELMSYVEKIHNIFWASKGRSDAFVKAS; this is encoded by the coding sequence ATGTTAAGTAAATTCATCAATTCTTTTCTAGATAAAAAATCCCCAATGACAGTCCATGCTCACTGTGATGGTCCTTGTGGTGTTTATGATCCAGCATCTACGAGAGTTGCTGCTGAAGCAGTTTTATCAATGACAAAAAAACTTATTGCACTAGAAGTTCCTTCTAGTACTGATTCAGCAGAATGGGCTACATACAGTAATACATTTTCTAGATATGTTGCAGTTAAAGAAGAGCAAGCAAAAGAAACAAAGAAAGAAATTCTAATTTTGTGGACAGATTACTTTAAACCAGTTCATTTAGAAACTTATCCGGACTTACATGAAACTATTTGGAAGGCGGCCAAATTATGCAGTGCATGCAAAGTTAATATTGATTTAGCTCAAGCTGAAGAACTCATGAGTTATGTAGAAAAGATTCATAATATTTTCTGGGCTTCAAAAGGAAGATCAGACGCTTTTGTAAAAGCTAGTTAA
- the sodX gene encoding nickel-type superoxide dismutase maturation protease, with product MFKSFFDFILFFIGLRKTAIIAGDSMLPSLKEGDIVFFKKYKKNKSILKNRQIVIFNHPLKNKNLIKRINSVNQNNIEVLGDNIEFSEDSNKFGLINNEKIIGIVTSKLIIPKLKNFLIQKNRSTSLNPK from the coding sequence ATTTTCAAAAGTTTTTTTGATTTTATTTTATTTTTCATAGGTTTAAGAAAAACCGCGATAATAGCTGGTGACTCTATGTTGCCCTCCCTAAAAGAAGGAGATATCGTATTTTTTAAAAAATATAAAAAGAATAAATCAATACTAAAAAATCGACAAATAGTTATTTTTAATCATCCACTTAAAAATAAAAACCTAATTAAAAGGATAAATTCAGTGAATCAAAATAATATTGAGGTTCTTGGCGACAATATTGAATTTAGCGAAGATAGTAATAAATTTGGATTAATCAATAACGAAAAAATAATTGGGATTGTCACCTCTAAATTAATTATTCCTAAACTAAAAAATTTTTTAATTCAAAAAAACAGAAGCACTTCTTTGAATCCAAAATAA
- a CDS encoding bifunctional ADP-dependent NAD(P)H-hydrate dehydratase/NAD(P)H-hydrate epimerase: MNEIIWPTIDSKHLIVDSKQMLILEKEMFSDGMPQAALMEKAGIQISRWLLKRKPLLKNGITVLIGPGHNGGDGAVIARELFLQGYLVKVWCPFPIKKTLTIDHVNYLTSIGVTKLEEAPDANGKELWIDAVFGNNQTRKVDIKLIKLFNQKFHNKYGKVISIDIPTGLCPDKGEPVFDDAVKADYTLAVGLNKIGLTLDSALPFIGELNHIDVGVPISKLSNVEKKIFKVTYKDLKNIDLPFLPKNSNKYKRGRTLLIAGSEKYPGAAYLALKGAISSGAGFISAVLPDLVAESIWQVAPEIVLKGTMQSNQNGNASLLSALKNIDLSAFDSLAVGPGIGIDSDDWEKSKDYLLSFEGLLILDADALNRISESKLGSKFFLGRKFKTWITPHSKEFSRLFPNIKGETNVEIALNAAKEFNISVLLKGANSTVADNKKAWQLFGTDSQTARAGLGDLLSGFVAGSSAIDLTFSRNITTEFFAKYVLLHSFAASKCKKGSNASAIGDELSKLMRNRKTRQIS; encoded by the coding sequence ATGAACGAAATTATATGGCCAACAATTGACTCAAAACATTTAATTGTTGATTCAAAGCAAATGTTGATACTAGAGAAAGAAATGTTTTCTGATGGGATGCCCCAAGCAGCATTGATGGAAAAAGCTGGTATCCAAATTAGTAGATGGCTTTTAAAAAGGAAACCTCTTCTAAAGAATGGAATAACTGTTTTAATAGGTCCTGGGCATAATGGCGGGGATGGTGCCGTAATAGCTAGAGAGCTTTTTTTGCAAGGATATTTAGTTAAGGTATGGTGTCCATTCCCAATAAAAAAAACATTAACAATTGACCACGTTAATTATCTTACATCTATTGGTGTCACAAAATTAGAAGAGGCCCCCGATGCGAATGGGAAAGAACTCTGGATTGATGCTGTTTTTGGTAACAATCAAACAAGAAAAGTTGATATTAAATTAATTAAATTATTTAATCAGAAATTTCATAACAAATATGGCAAGGTAATAAGTATTGATATTCCTACAGGATTATGTCCTGATAAAGGAGAGCCTGTTTTTGATGATGCAGTAAAGGCAGATTATACTTTAGCTGTAGGTCTTAATAAAATTGGGTTAACGCTAGATTCTGCTCTACCTTTTATTGGAGAATTGAACCATATTGATGTTGGGGTACCTATTAGTAAATTGTCCAATGTTGAAAAAAAGATTTTTAAGGTTACTTACAAAGATTTAAAAAATATTGATTTACCTTTTCTACCAAAAAATTCCAACAAATATAAAAGAGGAAGAACATTATTAATCGCCGGGAGTGAAAAATATCCTGGCGCTGCATACTTAGCATTAAAAGGGGCCATATCAAGTGGAGCAGGTTTTATCTCTGCTGTCCTGCCAGATTTGGTTGCTGAATCTATTTGGCAAGTTGCTCCAGAAATAGTTTTAAAAGGAACTATGCAATCTAATCAAAATGGAAATGCATCTTTATTAAGTGCATTAAAGAATATTGATTTAAGTGCATTTGATTCATTAGCTGTAGGTCCAGGGATAGGAATTGATAGTGATGATTGGGAAAAATCAAAAGACTATCTTTTGAGTTTTGAAGGATTATTGATCTTGGATGCAGATGCACTCAATAGAATCTCGGAATCTAAATTAGGATCAAAATTTTTTTTAGGGAGGAAATTCAAAACATGGATTACACCTCATAGCAAAGAGTTTTCAAGGTTATTCCCTAATATCAAAGGTGAGACTAATGTTGAAATAGCTCTTAATGCAGCAAAAGAATTTAATATAAGTGTTTTGTTAAAGGGAGCTAATAGCACAGTCGCTGACAATAAAAAAGCATGGCAACTTTTTGGAACCGATTCTCAGACAGCCAGAGCAGGATTGGGTGATCTTTTATCTGGATTTGTGGCGGGCAGTTCTGCGATTGATTTAACCTTTAGTAGAAATATAACAACCGAATTTTTTGCTAAATATGTACTTTTGCATTCATTTGCTGCATCAAAGTGTAAAAAGGGATCAAATGCATCTGCAATTGGTGATGAATTATCTAAACTAATGAGAAATAGGAAAACGAGACAAATATCTTGA
- the pdhA gene encoding pyruvate dehydrogenase (acetyl-transferring) E1 component subunit alpha, giving the protein MLTNQNFIKVFFLETHVERISNLQDIKKAKLDRETGLFLYEDMTLGRRFEDKCAEMYYRGKMFGFVHLYNGQEAISTGVIGAMRKKHDWFCSTYRDHVHALSAGVPSFEVMSELFGKATGCSKGRGGSMHLFSKEHHLLGGYAFIGEGIPVALGAAFSSKYKKEVAGNNSSDSVTAAFFGDGTCNNGQFFECLNMAQLWKLPIIFVVENNKWAIGMAHDRATSNPEIWRKASAFGMHGEEVDGMDVLAVRGAAQRAIERARAGEGPTLLECLTYRYRGHSLADPDELRSEREKEFWSKRDPIKKLAHEIINGKFATEEELKIIEKKIDTEISESVKNALEAPEPPSQELTKYIWAED; this is encoded by the coding sequence ATGTTAACAAATCAAAACTTCATTAAGGTATTTTTCTTGGAAACACATGTAGAGAGAATCTCAAATCTTCAAGACATAAAAAAAGCCAAATTAGATCGAGAAACCGGATTATTTCTTTATGAAGACATGACGCTTGGTCGAAGATTCGAAGATAAGTGTGCAGAAATGTATTACAGGGGGAAAATGTTTGGTTTCGTTCATTTATATAACGGGCAAGAGGCTATAAGCACGGGAGTAATTGGTGCTATGAGAAAGAAACATGATTGGTTTTGTAGCACTTACCGCGATCATGTTCATGCACTAAGCGCTGGTGTTCCCTCCTTTGAAGTAATGAGTGAACTTTTTGGTAAAGCTACAGGTTGTAGCAAAGGCCGAGGGGGGTCCATGCACTTATTTTCAAAAGAGCATCACTTACTAGGAGGATATGCATTTATTGGAGAAGGAATTCCAGTAGCTTTAGGTGCAGCCTTTTCAAGTAAATACAAAAAGGAAGTTGCTGGCAATAATAGTAGTGATTCTGTAACTGCAGCATTCTTTGGAGATGGGACTTGCAATAATGGGCAGTTTTTTGAATGTTTAAATATGGCCCAATTATGGAAATTACCCATAATTTTTGTTGTTGAGAATAATAAATGGGCTATTGGTATGGCTCACGATAGAGCCACTAGCAATCCTGAAATCTGGAGAAAAGCCTCTGCTTTTGGAATGCATGGCGAGGAAGTTGATGGGATGGATGTATTAGCAGTGAGAGGAGCGGCACAAAGAGCAATTGAGCGTGCTAGAGCGGGAGAAGGGCCCACACTTTTAGAATGCTTGACTTATAGATACAGAGGACATTCTCTTGCAGATCCAGATGAATTAAGGTCTGAAAGAGAGAAAGAGTTTTGGAGTAAAAGAGATCCCATTAAGAAATTAGCCCACGAAATTATTAATGGTAAATTTGCAACGGAAGAAGAATTAAAAATTATTGAGAAGAAAATTGATACCGAAATATCTGAGTCAGTTAAAAATGCTTTAGAAGCACCTGAACCTCCTTCACAAGAATTAACTAAATATATTTGGGCTGAAGATTAG
- a CDS encoding apolipoprotein N-acyltransferase, with amino-acid sequence MLIQTQIKSLRQYFYPCLGGILGGISVSTHFWLIFMPISLFILWEGSERKIANFWWGFFFVLISHSWLYDLHPLTWLGFSWFASLIIAISILLFCAFWGGLLVYLWGLLVEMILWREDVFKMKIMPLTIKVFFLSLTWGIGELILSQTPFFWIGLGESLIPGDIYLAVLARWIGASGLCVLQILIGFWIFLSHGRWRRKLHFKKIFIFGLLIIVFLHLFGALTNPIKRNSEFPVAIWQTNIPTREKLKIDDEFIKEKQSIAQEYALANQAKLLVAPEGTLSNNFYFSKGIKVNTLVGGFRNLDNELRSSLLGFQIGDKSFTSFIDKNRLVPLGEKIPRFLNSFSRGLSAVGGIQPGSDSRFFDPKFTPPLAVAICYEISDGVKIRKAINSGAKLIITVANLDPYPIKLYNQFLSLARLRSIENKKNNLLVSNTGPSGLVQDDGKIIQMLDLNVEQNEIVFPNFSSEKTFYTKFGDNPILILFIFFMGLNIFWKIN; translated from the coding sequence TTGTTAATCCAGACTCAAATTAAAAGTTTAAGACAATATTTTTACCCTTGTTTAGGTGGGATTTTAGGAGGAATTTCAGTCTCAACTCACTTTTGGCTGATTTTTATGCCGATATCTTTATTTATTTTATGGGAGGGAAGTGAAAGAAAAATAGCAAATTTTTGGTGGGGTTTTTTCTTTGTTTTGATAAGTCATTCATGGTTATATGATCTTCATCCATTAACATGGCTCGGGTTTTCATGGTTTGCAAGTTTAATAATTGCGATTTCAATATTATTATTTTGTGCTTTTTGGGGTGGGTTATTAGTTTATTTATGGGGGCTGTTAGTTGAAATGATTCTCTGGAGAGAGGATGTTTTTAAAATGAAAATTATGCCTTTAACCATAAAAGTATTTTTTTTATCTTTGACTTGGGGGATTGGTGAATTGATACTTTCTCAAACACCTTTTTTCTGGATAGGTTTAGGAGAGAGTCTTATCCCAGGAGATATTTATCTTGCTGTTTTGGCAAGATGGATTGGTGCAAGTGGTTTATGCGTATTACAAATATTGATTGGGTTTTGGATTTTTTTAAGTCACGGTAGATGGAGAAGAAAACTTCATTTTAAAAAAATATTTATTTTTGGACTTTTGATAATTGTTTTCTTACATTTATTTGGGGCCCTAACAAATCCAATAAAAAGAAATTCTGAATTTCCTGTGGCTATTTGGCAAACAAATATCCCAACTAGAGAAAAATTAAAAATAGATGATGAGTTTATTAAAGAAAAACAATCTATAGCTCAAGAATATGCTTTAGCCAATCAAGCAAAACTACTTGTTGCTCCTGAAGGAACTCTATCTAATAATTTTTATTTTTCTAAAGGCATTAAGGTTAATACTTTGGTAGGAGGTTTCAGAAATTTAGATAATGAGTTGAGAAGTTCTTTACTCGGATTTCAAATTGGAGATAAATCTTTTACCTCTTTCATAGATAAAAATAGACTTGTTCCATTAGGTGAAAAAATACCTAGATTTCTAAATAGTTTTTCAAGAGGATTATCTGCAGTAGGAGGAATTCAACCAGGCTCTGATTCAAGATTTTTCGATCCTAAATTTACACCCCCATTAGCAGTAGCTATCTGTTACGAAATTAGTGATGGAGTGAAAATAAGAAAGGCTATTAATAGCGGTGCAAAACTAATAATTACTGTAGCAAATTTAGATCCCTATCCAATTAAGCTGTATAATCAATTCCTTTCTTTGGCTAGGTTAAGAAGTATTGAAAATAAGAAAAATAATTTACTCGTATCAAACACAGGCCCTTCGGGTTTGGTTCAGGATGATGGAAAAATAATTCAAATGCTAGATTTAAATGTTGAGCAAAATGAAATAGTGTTCCCTAATTTTTCATCCGAAAAGACTTTCTATACAAAATTTGGAGATAACCCTATTTTAATTTTGTTTATATTTTTTATGGGATTAAATATCTTTTGGAAAATTAATTAA
- a CDS encoding FKBP-type peptidyl-prolyl cis-trans isomerase — MKEVFISFAVFVFCVSLTLFSQFNSPQVVNAAESETQLIQKTPVAKSSNVSNNNLFELDPSDPNPILFAMAEETQSESNSRTTESGLIISDIVNGEGDEASAGQTVTVNYTGTLEDGTKFDTSIGRAPFSFPLGAGRVIKGWDEGVVGMKVGGKRKLTIPPELGYGSRGAGNVIPANATLIFEVELLKVN, encoded by the coding sequence GTGAAAGAAGTCTTTATTAGTTTTGCGGTTTTTGTTTTTTGTGTTTCATTAACTCTTTTCAGTCAATTTAATTCACCACAAGTTGTTAATGCTGCCGAATCAGAAACTCAGTTAATTCAAAAAACACCTGTTGCAAAATCATCAAATGTTTCAAATAATAATTTATTTGAGCTAGACCCATCAGATCCAAATCCTATACTTTTCGCTATGGCAGAAGAAACACAATCAGAAAGCAATTCAAGGACTACAGAAAGTGGTCTAATTATTTCGGATATCGTAAATGGAGAAGGAGATGAAGCTAGTGCTGGGCAAACAGTTACAGTAAATTATACAGGAACTTTAGAAGACGGGACAAAATTTGATACCAGTATCGGTAGAGCTCCATTCAGCTTTCCCTTAGGTGCTGGACGAGTAATAAAAGGTTGGGACGAAGGTGTCGTAGGCATGAAAGTTGGAGGCAAAAGAAAATTAACAATACCTCCGGAACTTGGATATGGATCAAGAGGGGCAGGAAATGTTATACCCGCCAATGCAACTTTGATATTTGAAGTTGAATTATTAAAAGTCAATTAA
- a CDS encoding RpoD/SigA family RNA polymerase sigma factor, whose product MVSTLGVPAEPPKRRGNDPISWYLQNIGRVPLLTPAEEIELGNQVQKMMILTEDGQLNEKIKEFTTQQKRIIKIGRRAKERMMKANLRLVVSVAKKYQGKGLELLDLVQEGSLGLERAVEKFDPTRGYKFSTYAFWWIRQSMTRAIACQSRTIRLPVHLSERLAAIRKVSRELAHKLGAMPSRIEIAEAMDIDVEELDSVLRQALSTSSLDAPVNGDDGRSFLGDLIADSNTEEPLDKVEQKMHQEQLGKWLSHLSEQEQHVLKLRFGLDGNERHTLAEIGRLLEVSRERVRQVELKALRKLRNLTRKLPSGI is encoded by the coding sequence ATGGTTTCAACATTAGGAGTTCCAGCAGAACCACCAAAGAGAAGAGGTAATGATCCGATAAGCTGGTATTTGCAAAATATCGGTAGGGTTCCTTTGTTAACTCCTGCTGAAGAGATTGAATTGGGCAATCAAGTTCAGAAAATGATGATTCTCACCGAGGATGGTCAATTAAATGAAAAAATTAAAGAATTTACAACGCAGCAAAAAAGAATAATAAAAATTGGTAGAAGAGCTAAAGAGAGAATGATGAAAGCTAATTTAAGATTAGTTGTCAGTGTCGCAAAAAAATATCAGGGCAAAGGACTCGAACTTCTTGATTTAGTTCAAGAAGGATCTCTTGGTTTGGAGAGGGCTGTTGAAAAATTTGATCCTACAAGAGGATATAAGTTTTCTACTTACGCTTTTTGGTGGATCCGACAAAGTATGACAAGAGCAATTGCTTGTCAATCAAGAACAATCCGTTTACCAGTTCATTTAAGCGAAAGATTAGCCGCTATACGAAAAGTTAGTAGGGAATTAGCTCACAAACTTGGTGCGATGCCAAGCAGAATTGAAATTGCAGAAGCAATGGATATTGATGTTGAAGAATTAGATTCTGTCTTAAGACAAGCTTTATCAACAAGTAGTTTAGATGCTCCAGTTAATGGTGATGATGGCAGGAGCTTTTTAGGTGATTTAATAGCAGATAGTAATACTGAAGAGCCTTTAGATAAAGTTGAACAGAAAATGCATCAAGAACAACTTGGGAAGTGGTTAAGCCATCTAAGCGAGCAAGAGCAACATGTTCTTAAATTAAGGTTTGGGCTAGATGGGAATGAAAGACATACTCTTGCTGAAATAGGAAGATTATTAGAAGTTTCTAGGGAAAGAGTTAGACAAGTTGAACTAAAGGCATTAAGAAAATTAAGAAATTTAACCAGAAAATTACCCAGTGGGATTTAA